In Thunnus thynnus chromosome 4, fThuThy2.1, whole genome shotgun sequence, a genomic segment contains:
- the LOC137180907 gene encoding hemicentin-1-like isoform X8: MMFNLQTSSTTMKLLLLVFPLLCFEVTFGDISEPNVIKVTVEEGSDVILPCSLSSKESIMFQLFVWTRDHQKTVFVHYPYFHNRYGYPTQDEEFIGRVSHFEDELKSGNASIIIRNTEVADSGDYTCDFPQLQPRQIFHIKLLVVEPNVIKVIVEEGSDVILPCSLSSKENIMFQLFEWNKDDQKQVFKYDGGFHSNKGNPGQDEQFIERVSHFKDGLMSGNASIIIRHTEVADSGVYTCEFPRHQPRQIFYIKLVVDSILRDRTAENIPGAATKPYVKTLNQTQYWALLQCEVRGSFPKPKLRWQDSDGNILHAEEPKVTERGGRYDIILNITVTKTNNYRCVATQEEINHQIYSEIYMYIYGGMLKDRRAENIPGTAPKPSVTPLKQTMNWALLQCEVRGALPKPKLHWQDSDGNILHAEEPKVTERRGRYNVILQINVTKTNNYRCVATQEKIKHQVDAEMYMLVFGGISKDNSVSGSCYQWMIPFIILSALCCYFICVLLALKWKGYITLPCKKDRGAAGPHNQQEAVQLNTRREAV; encoded by the exons atgatgtttaatcTTCAGACGTCCTCGACAACTATGAAGCTTCTTCTTCTcgtgtttcctctcctctgttttgaAGTAACGTTTGGTGACATAAGCG AGCCAAATGTCATCAAAGTGACCGTGGAAGAAGGAAGTGACGTCATTTTACCCTGTTCACTCAGCAGCAAGGAGAGCATTATGTTTCAATTGTTTGTCTGGACGAGAGATCATCAGAAGACGGTGTTCGTGCATTATCCATACTTTCATAACCGTTACGGCTATCCAACTCAAGATGAGGAGTTCATAGGACGAGTCTCacattttgaagatgaactgaaGTCAGGAAACGCCTCCATAATCATCAGAAATACGGAGGTGGCTGACAGTGGAGActacacctgtgattttccacAACTTCAGCCAAGACAAATATTCCACATTAAGCTTCTTGTTGTTG AGCCAAATGTCATCAAAGTGATCGTGGAAGAAGGAAGTGACGTCATTTTACCCTGTTCACTCAGCAGCAAGGAGAACATTATGTTTCAATTGTTTGAGTGGAACAAAGATGATCAGAAGCAGGTGTTCAAGTATGATGGAGGCTTCCATAGCAATAAAGGCAATCCAGGTCAAGATGAACAGTTCATAGAACGAGTCTCACATTTTAAAGATGGACTGATGTCAGGAAACGCCTCCATAATCATCAGACATACGGAGGTGGCTGACAGTGGAGTCTACACCTGTGAATTTCCACGTCATCAGCCAAGACAAATATTCTACATTAAGCTTGTTGTTG atAGTATCTTAAGAGACAGAACAGCTGAAAACATCCCAG GTGCAGCTACAAAGCCATATGTCAAAACACTTAATCAAACACAGTACTGGGCGCTGCTGCAGTGTGAAGTTCGAGGTTCTTTTCCAAAACCTAAATTACGCTGGCAggacagtgatggaaacatcCTTCATGCTGAAGAACCAAAGGTGACAGAAAGAGGGGGCCGCTACGACATCATCCTCAACATTACTGTGACCAAGACCAACAACTATCGCTGTGTTGCTACGCAGGAGGAAATCAACCATCAGATTTATTCTGAGATATACATGTATATCTATG gtGGCATGTTAAAAGacagaagagctgaaaacatcccAG GTACAGCTCCAAAGCCATCTGTCACACCACTTAAACAAACCATGAACTGGGCGCTGCTGCAGTGTGAAGTTCGAGGTGCTTTACCAAAACCTAAATTACACTGGCAggacagtgatggaaacatcCTTCATGCTGAAGAACCAAAGGTGACAGAAAGAAGAGGCCGCTACAACGTCATCCTCCAAATTAATGTGACCAAGACCAACAACTATCGCTGTGTTGCTACGCAGGAGAAAATCAAACATCAGGTTGATGCTGAGATGTACATGTTGGTCTTTG gTGGTATCTCAAAAGACAACTCAG TTTCAGGTTCCTGCTATCAATGGATGATTCCTTTTATAATTCTTAGTGctctttgttgttattttatatgtGTTCTACTTGCTCTCAAATGGAAGGGTTACATCACACTACCTTGTAAGAAAG ACAGAGGTGCTGCTGGTCCACATAATCAACAGGAGGCTGTCCAGCTTAACACTCGCCGTGAAGCTGTTTAA
- the LOC137180907 gene encoding butyrophilin-like protein 2 isoform X2, which yields MMFNLQTSSTTMKLLLLVFPLLCFEVTFGDISEPNVIKVTVEEGSDVILPCSLSSKESIMFQLFVWTRDHQKTVFVHYPYFHNRYGYPTQDEEFIGRVSHFEDELKSGNASIIIRNTEVADSGDYTCDFPQLQPRQIFHIKLLVVGGVFKDRTAENLGLATKPYVTVVDQTADWALLQCEVRGAFPKPKLRWQDSDGKKLPAEEPKETERGGRYDVILQINVTKTDNYRCVATQKEISHQIYAETYVYIHEPNVIKVIVEEGSDVILPCSLSSKENIMFQLFEWNKDDQKQVFKYDGGFHSNKGNPGQDEQFIERVSHFKDGLMSGNASIIIRHTEVADSGVYTCEFPRHQPRQIFYIKLVVGDILRDRTAENIPGAATKPYVKTLNQTQYWALLQCEVRGSFPKPKLRWQDSDGNILHAEEPKVTERGGRYDIILNITVTKTNNYRCVATQEEINHQIYSEIYMYIYGGMLKDRRAENIPGTAPKPSVTPLKQTMNWALLQCEVRGALPKPKLHWQDSDGNILHAEEPKVTERRGRYNVILQINVTKTNNYRCVATQEKIKHQVDAEMYMLVFGGISKDNSVSGSCYQWMIPFIILSALCCYFICVLLALKWKGYITLPCKKDRGAAGPHNQQEAVQLNTRREAV from the exons atgatgtttaatcTTCAGACGTCCTCGACAACTATGAAGCTTCTTCTTCTcgtgtttcctctcctctgttttgaAGTAACGTTTGGTGACATAAGCG AGCCAAATGTCATCAAAGTGACCGTGGAAGAAGGAAGTGACGTCATTTTACCCTGTTCACTCAGCAGCAAGGAGAGCATTATGTTTCAATTGTTTGTCTGGACGAGAGATCATCAGAAGACGGTGTTCGTGCATTATCCATACTTTCATAACCGTTACGGCTATCCAACTCAAGATGAGGAGTTCATAGGACGAGTCTCacattttgaagatgaactgaaGTCAGGAAACGCCTCCATAATCATCAGAAATACGGAGGTGGCTGACAGTGGAGActacacctgtgattttccacAACTTCAGCCAAGACAAATATTCCACATTAAGCTTCTTGTTGTTG gtGGTGTCTTTAAAGACAGAACAGCTGAAAACCTAG GTTTAGCTACAAAGCCATATGTCACGGTAGTCGATCAAACAGCGGACTGGGCGCTGCTGCAGTGTGAAGTTCGAGGTGCTTTTCCAAAACCTAAATTACGCTGGCAGgacagtgatggaaaaaaacTTCCAGCTGAAGAACcaaaggagacagaaagaggaggccGCTACGACGTCATCCTCCAAATCAATGTGACCAAGACCGACAACTATCGCTGTGTTGCTACGCAGAAGGAAATCAGCCATCAGATTTATGCTGAAACATATGTTTATATCCATG AGCCAAATGTCATCAAAGTGATCGTGGAAGAAGGAAGTGACGTCATTTTACCCTGTTCACTCAGCAGCAAGGAGAACATTATGTTTCAATTGTTTGAGTGGAACAAAGATGATCAGAAGCAGGTGTTCAAGTATGATGGAGGCTTCCATAGCAATAAAGGCAATCCAGGTCAAGATGAACAGTTCATAGAACGAGTCTCACATTTTAAAGATGGACTGATGTCAGGAAACGCCTCCATAATCATCAGACATACGGAGGTGGCTGACAGTGGAGTCTACACCTGTGAATTTCCACGTCATCAGCCAAGACAAATATTCTACATTAAGCTTGTTGTTGGTGA TATCTTAAGAGACAGAACAGCTGAAAACATCCCAG GTGCAGCTACAAAGCCATATGTCAAAACACTTAATCAAACACAGTACTGGGCGCTGCTGCAGTGTGAAGTTCGAGGTTCTTTTCCAAAACCTAAATTACGCTGGCAggacagtgatggaaacatcCTTCATGCTGAAGAACCAAAGGTGACAGAAAGAGGGGGCCGCTACGACATCATCCTCAACATTACTGTGACCAAGACCAACAACTATCGCTGTGTTGCTACGCAGGAGGAAATCAACCATCAGATTTATTCTGAGATATACATGTATATCTATG gtGGCATGTTAAAAGacagaagagctgaaaacatcccAG GTACAGCTCCAAAGCCATCTGTCACACCACTTAAACAAACCATGAACTGGGCGCTGCTGCAGTGTGAAGTTCGAGGTGCTTTACCAAAACCTAAATTACACTGGCAggacagtgatggaaacatcCTTCATGCTGAAGAACCAAAGGTGACAGAAAGAAGAGGCCGCTACAACGTCATCCTCCAAATTAATGTGACCAAGACCAACAACTATCGCTGTGTTGCTACGCAGGAGAAAATCAAACATCAGGTTGATGCTGAGATGTACATGTTGGTCTTTG gTGGTATCTCAAAAGACAACTCAG TTTCAGGTTCCTGCTATCAATGGATGATTCCTTTTATAATTCTTAGTGctctttgttgttattttatatgtGTTCTACTTGCTCTCAAATGGAAGGGTTACATCACACTACCTTGTAAGAAAG ACAGAGGTGCTGCTGGTCCACATAATCAACAGGAGGCTGTCCAGCTTAACACTCGCCGTGAAGCTGTTTAA
- the LOC137180907 gene encoding butyrophilin-like protein 2 isoform X11, producing the protein MMFNLQTSSTTMKLLLLVFPLLCFEVTFGDISEPNVIKVTVEEGSDVILPCSLSSKESIMFQLFVWTRDHQKTVFVHYPYFHNRYGYPTQDEEFIGRVSHFEDELKSGNASIIIRNTEVADSGDYTCDFPQLQPRQIFHIKLLVVGGVFKDRTAENLGLATKPYVTVVDQTADWALLQCEVRGAFPKPKLRWQDSDGKKLPAEEPKETERGGRYDVILQINVTKTDNYRCVATQKEISHQIYAETYVYIHEPNVIKVIVEEGSDVILPCSLSSKENIMFQLFEWNKDDQKQVFKYDGGFHSNKGNPGQDEQFIERVSHFKDGLMSGNASIIIRHTEVADSGVYTCEFPRHQPRQIFYIKLVVGDILRDRTAENIPGTAPKPSVTPLKQTMNWALLQCEVRGALPKPKLHWQDSDGNILHAEEPKVTERRGRYNVILQINVTKTNNYRCVATQEKIKHQVDAEMYMLVFGGISKDNSVSGSCYQWMIPFIILSALCCYFICVLLALKWKGYITLPCKKDRGAAGPHNQQEAVQLNTRREAV; encoded by the exons atgatgtttaatcTTCAGACGTCCTCGACAACTATGAAGCTTCTTCTTCTcgtgtttcctctcctctgttttgaAGTAACGTTTGGTGACATAAGCG AGCCAAATGTCATCAAAGTGACCGTGGAAGAAGGAAGTGACGTCATTTTACCCTGTTCACTCAGCAGCAAGGAGAGCATTATGTTTCAATTGTTTGTCTGGACGAGAGATCATCAGAAGACGGTGTTCGTGCATTATCCATACTTTCATAACCGTTACGGCTATCCAACTCAAGATGAGGAGTTCATAGGACGAGTCTCacattttgaagatgaactgaaGTCAGGAAACGCCTCCATAATCATCAGAAATACGGAGGTGGCTGACAGTGGAGActacacctgtgattttccacAACTTCAGCCAAGACAAATATTCCACATTAAGCTTCTTGTTGTTG gtGGTGTCTTTAAAGACAGAACAGCTGAAAACCTAG GTTTAGCTACAAAGCCATATGTCACGGTAGTCGATCAAACAGCGGACTGGGCGCTGCTGCAGTGTGAAGTTCGAGGTGCTTTTCCAAAACCTAAATTACGCTGGCAGgacagtgatggaaaaaaacTTCCAGCTGAAGAACcaaaggagacagaaagaggaggccGCTACGACGTCATCCTCCAAATCAATGTGACCAAGACCGACAACTATCGCTGTGTTGCTACGCAGAAGGAAATCAGCCATCAGATTTATGCTGAAACATATGTTTATATCCATG AGCCAAATGTCATCAAAGTGATCGTGGAAGAAGGAAGTGACGTCATTTTACCCTGTTCACTCAGCAGCAAGGAGAACATTATGTTTCAATTGTTTGAGTGGAACAAAGATGATCAGAAGCAGGTGTTCAAGTATGATGGAGGCTTCCATAGCAATAAAGGCAATCCAGGTCAAGATGAACAGTTCATAGAACGAGTCTCACATTTTAAAGATGGACTGATGTCAGGAAACGCCTCCATAATCATCAGACATACGGAGGTGGCTGACAGTGGAGTCTACACCTGTGAATTTCCACGTCATCAGCCAAGACAAATATTCTACATTAAGCTTGTTGTTGGTGA TATCTTAAGAGACAGAACAGCTGAAAACATCCCAG GTACAGCTCCAAAGCCATCTGTCACACCACTTAAACAAACCATGAACTGGGCGCTGCTGCAGTGTGAAGTTCGAGGTGCTTTACCAAAACCTAAATTACACTGGCAggacagtgatggaaacatcCTTCATGCTGAAGAACCAAAGGTGACAGAAAGAAGAGGCCGCTACAACGTCATCCTCCAAATTAATGTGACCAAGACCAACAACTATCGCTGTGTTGCTACGCAGGAGAAAATCAAACATCAGGTTGATGCTGAGATGTACATGTTGGTCTTTG gTGGTATCTCAAAAGACAACTCAG TTTCAGGTTCCTGCTATCAATGGATGATTCCTTTTATAATTCTTAGTGctctttgttgttattttatatgtGTTCTACTTGCTCTCAAATGGAAGGGTTACATCACACTACCTTGTAAGAAAG ACAGAGGTGCTGCTGGTCCACATAATCAACAGGAGGCTGTCCAGCTTAACACTCGCCGTGAAGCTGTTTAA
- the LOC137180907 gene encoding butyrophilin-like protein 2 isoform X10, with protein sequence MMFNLQTSSTTMKLLLLVFPLLCFEVTFGDISEPNVIKVTVEEGSDVILPCSLSSKESIMFQLFVWTRDHQKTVFVHYPYFHNRYGYPTQDEEFIGRVSHFEDELKSGNASIIIRNTEVADSGDYTCDFPQLQPRQIFHIKLLVVGGVFKDRTAENLGLATKPYVTVVDQTADWALLQCEVRGAFPKPKLRWQDSDGKKLPAEEPKETERGGRYDVILQINVTKTDNYRCVATQKEISHQIYAETYVYIHEPNVIKVIVEEGSDVILPCSLSSKENIMFQLFEWNKDDQKQVFKYDGGFHSNKGNPGQDEQFIERVSHFKDGLMSGNASIIIRHTEVADSGVYTCEFPRHQPRQIFYIKLVVGGMLKDRRAENIPGTAPKPSVTPLKQTMNWALLQCEVRGALPKPKLHWQDSDGNILHAEEPKVTERRGRYNVILQINVTKTNNYRCVATQEKIKHQVDAEMYMLVFGGISKDNSVSGSCYQWMIPFIILSALCCYFICVLLALKWKGYITLPCKKDRGAAGPHNQQEAVQLNTRREAV encoded by the exons atgatgtttaatcTTCAGACGTCCTCGACAACTATGAAGCTTCTTCTTCTcgtgtttcctctcctctgttttgaAGTAACGTTTGGTGACATAAGCG AGCCAAATGTCATCAAAGTGACCGTGGAAGAAGGAAGTGACGTCATTTTACCCTGTTCACTCAGCAGCAAGGAGAGCATTATGTTTCAATTGTTTGTCTGGACGAGAGATCATCAGAAGACGGTGTTCGTGCATTATCCATACTTTCATAACCGTTACGGCTATCCAACTCAAGATGAGGAGTTCATAGGACGAGTCTCacattttgaagatgaactgaaGTCAGGAAACGCCTCCATAATCATCAGAAATACGGAGGTGGCTGACAGTGGAGActacacctgtgattttccacAACTTCAGCCAAGACAAATATTCCACATTAAGCTTCTTGTTGTTG gtGGTGTCTTTAAAGACAGAACAGCTGAAAACCTAG GTTTAGCTACAAAGCCATATGTCACGGTAGTCGATCAAACAGCGGACTGGGCGCTGCTGCAGTGTGAAGTTCGAGGTGCTTTTCCAAAACCTAAATTACGCTGGCAGgacagtgatggaaaaaaacTTCCAGCTGAAGAACcaaaggagacagaaagaggaggccGCTACGACGTCATCCTCCAAATCAATGTGACCAAGACCGACAACTATCGCTGTGTTGCTACGCAGAAGGAAATCAGCCATCAGATTTATGCTGAAACATATGTTTATATCCATG AGCCAAATGTCATCAAAGTGATCGTGGAAGAAGGAAGTGACGTCATTTTACCCTGTTCACTCAGCAGCAAGGAGAACATTATGTTTCAATTGTTTGAGTGGAACAAAGATGATCAGAAGCAGGTGTTCAAGTATGATGGAGGCTTCCATAGCAATAAAGGCAATCCAGGTCAAGATGAACAGTTCATAGAACGAGTCTCACATTTTAAAGATGGACTGATGTCAGGAAACGCCTCCATAATCATCAGACATACGGAGGTGGCTGACAGTGGAGTCTACACCTGTGAATTTCCACGTCATCAGCCAAGACAAATATTCTACATTAAGCTTGTTGTTG gtGGCATGTTAAAAGacagaagagctgaaaacatcccAG GTACAGCTCCAAAGCCATCTGTCACACCACTTAAACAAACCATGAACTGGGCGCTGCTGCAGTGTGAAGTTCGAGGTGCTTTACCAAAACCTAAATTACACTGGCAggacagtgatggaaacatcCTTCATGCTGAAGAACCAAAGGTGACAGAAAGAAGAGGCCGCTACAACGTCATCCTCCAAATTAATGTGACCAAGACCAACAACTATCGCTGTGTTGCTACGCAGGAGAAAATCAAACATCAGGTTGATGCTGAGATGTACATGTTGGTCTTTG gTGGTATCTCAAAAGACAACTCAG TTTCAGGTTCCTGCTATCAATGGATGATTCCTTTTATAATTCTTAGTGctctttgttgttattttatatgtGTTCTACTTGCTCTCAAATGGAAGGGTTACATCACACTACCTTGTAAGAAAG ACAGAGGTGCTGCTGGTCCACATAATCAACAGGAGGCTGTCCAGCTTAACACTCGCCGTGAAGCTGTTTAA
- the LOC137180907 gene encoding butyrophilin-like protein 2 isoform X12: MMFNLQTSSTTMKLLLLVFPLLCFEVTFGDISGLATKPYVTVVDQTADWALLQCEVRGAFPKPKLRWQDSDGKKLPAEEPKETERGGRYDVILQINVTKTDNYRCVATQKEISHQIYAETYVYIHEPNVIKVIVEEGSDVILPCSLSSKENIMFQLFEWNKDDQKQVFKYDGGFHSNKGNPGQDEQFIERVSHFKDGLMSGNASIIIRHTEVADSGVYTCEFPRHQPRQIFYIKLVVDSILRDRTAENIPGAATKPYVKTLNQTQYWALLQCEVRGSFPKPKLRWQDSDGNILHAEEPKVTERGGRYDIILNITVTKTNNYRCVATQEEINHQIYSEIYMYIYGGMLKDRRAENIPGTAPKPSVTPLKQTMNWALLQCEVRGALPKPKLHWQDSDGNILHAEEPKVTERRGRYNVILQINVTKTNNYRCVATQEKIKHQVDAEMYMLVFGGISKDNSVSGSCYQWMIPFIILSALCCYFICVLLALKWKGYITLPCKKDRGAAGPHNQQEAVQLNTRREAV, encoded by the exons atgatgtttaatcTTCAGACGTCCTCGACAACTATGAAGCTTCTTCTTCTcgtgtttcctctcctctgttttgaAGTAACGTTTGGTGACATAAGCG GTTTAGCTACAAAGCCATATGTCACGGTAGTCGATCAAACAGCGGACTGGGCGCTGCTGCAGTGTGAAGTTCGAGGTGCTTTTCCAAAACCTAAATTACGCTGGCAGgacagtgatggaaaaaaacTTCCAGCTGAAGAACcaaaggagacagaaagaggaggccGCTACGACGTCATCCTCCAAATCAATGTGACCAAGACCGACAACTATCGCTGTGTTGCTACGCAGAAGGAAATCAGCCATCAGATTTATGCTGAAACATATGTTTATATCCATG AGCCAAATGTCATCAAAGTGATCGTGGAAGAAGGAAGTGACGTCATTTTACCCTGTTCACTCAGCAGCAAGGAGAACATTATGTTTCAATTGTTTGAGTGGAACAAAGATGATCAGAAGCAGGTGTTCAAGTATGATGGAGGCTTCCATAGCAATAAAGGCAATCCAGGTCAAGATGAACAGTTCATAGAACGAGTCTCACATTTTAAAGATGGACTGATGTCAGGAAACGCCTCCATAATCATCAGACATACGGAGGTGGCTGACAGTGGAGTCTACACCTGTGAATTTCCACGTCATCAGCCAAGACAAATATTCTACATTAAGCTTGTTGTTG atAGTATCTTAAGAGACAGAACAGCTGAAAACATCCCAG GTGCAGCTACAAAGCCATATGTCAAAACACTTAATCAAACACAGTACTGGGCGCTGCTGCAGTGTGAAGTTCGAGGTTCTTTTCCAAAACCTAAATTACGCTGGCAggacagtgatggaaacatcCTTCATGCTGAAGAACCAAAGGTGACAGAAAGAGGGGGCCGCTACGACATCATCCTCAACATTACTGTGACCAAGACCAACAACTATCGCTGTGTTGCTACGCAGGAGGAAATCAACCATCAGATTTATTCTGAGATATACATGTATATCTATG gtGGCATGTTAAAAGacagaagagctgaaaacatcccAG GTACAGCTCCAAAGCCATCTGTCACACCACTTAAACAAACCATGAACTGGGCGCTGCTGCAGTGTGAAGTTCGAGGTGCTTTACCAAAACCTAAATTACACTGGCAggacagtgatggaaacatcCTTCATGCTGAAGAACCAAAGGTGACAGAAAGAAGAGGCCGCTACAACGTCATCCTCCAAATTAATGTGACCAAGACCAACAACTATCGCTGTGTTGCTACGCAGGAGAAAATCAAACATCAGGTTGATGCTGAGATGTACATGTTGGTCTTTG gTGGTATCTCAAAAGACAACTCAG TTTCAGGTTCCTGCTATCAATGGATGATTCCTTTTATAATTCTTAGTGctctttgttgttattttatatgtGTTCTACTTGCTCTCAAATGGAAGGGTTACATCACACTACCTTGTAAGAAAG ACAGAGGTGCTGCTGGTCCACATAATCAACAGGAGGCTGTCCAGCTTAACACTCGCCGTGAAGCTGTTTAA
- the LOC137180907 gene encoding butyrophilin-like protein 2 isoform X1, which produces MMFNLQTSSTTMKLLLLVFPLLCFEVTFGDISEPNVIKVTVEEGSDVILPCSLSSKESIMFQLFVWTRDHQKTVFVHYPYFHNRYGYPTQDEEFIGRVSHFEDELKSGNASIIIRNTEVADSGDYTCDFPQLQPRQIFHIKLLVVGGVFKDRTAENLGLATKPYVTVVDQTADWALLQCEVRGAFPKPKLRWQDSDGKKLPAEEPKETERGGRYDVILQINVTKTDNYRCVATQKEISHQIYAETYVYIHEPNVIKVIVEEGSDVILPCSLSSKENIMFQLFEWNKDDQKQVFKYDGGFHSNKGNPGQDEQFIERVSHFKDGLMSGNASIIIRHTEVADSGVYTCEFPRHQPRQIFYIKLVVDSILRDRTAENIPGAATKPYVKTLNQTQYWALLQCEVRGSFPKPKLRWQDSDGNILHAEEPKVTERGGRYDIILNITVTKTNNYRCVATQEEINHQIYSEIYMYIYGGMLKDRRAENIPGTAPKPSVTPLKQTMNWALLQCEVRGALPKPKLHWQDSDGNILHAEEPKVTERRGRYNVILQINVTKTNNYRCVATQEKIKHQVDAEMYMLVFGGISKDNSVSGSCYQWMIPFIILSALCCYFICVLLALKWKGYITLPCKKDRGAAGPHNQQEAVQLNTRREAV; this is translated from the exons atgatgtttaatcTTCAGACGTCCTCGACAACTATGAAGCTTCTTCTTCTcgtgtttcctctcctctgttttgaAGTAACGTTTGGTGACATAAGCG AGCCAAATGTCATCAAAGTGACCGTGGAAGAAGGAAGTGACGTCATTTTACCCTGTTCACTCAGCAGCAAGGAGAGCATTATGTTTCAATTGTTTGTCTGGACGAGAGATCATCAGAAGACGGTGTTCGTGCATTATCCATACTTTCATAACCGTTACGGCTATCCAACTCAAGATGAGGAGTTCATAGGACGAGTCTCacattttgaagatgaactgaaGTCAGGAAACGCCTCCATAATCATCAGAAATACGGAGGTGGCTGACAGTGGAGActacacctgtgattttccacAACTTCAGCCAAGACAAATATTCCACATTAAGCTTCTTGTTGTTG gtGGTGTCTTTAAAGACAGAACAGCTGAAAACCTAG GTTTAGCTACAAAGCCATATGTCACGGTAGTCGATCAAACAGCGGACTGGGCGCTGCTGCAGTGTGAAGTTCGAGGTGCTTTTCCAAAACCTAAATTACGCTGGCAGgacagtgatggaaaaaaacTTCCAGCTGAAGAACcaaaggagacagaaagaggaggccGCTACGACGTCATCCTCCAAATCAATGTGACCAAGACCGACAACTATCGCTGTGTTGCTACGCAGAAGGAAATCAGCCATCAGATTTATGCTGAAACATATGTTTATATCCATG AGCCAAATGTCATCAAAGTGATCGTGGAAGAAGGAAGTGACGTCATTTTACCCTGTTCACTCAGCAGCAAGGAGAACATTATGTTTCAATTGTTTGAGTGGAACAAAGATGATCAGAAGCAGGTGTTCAAGTATGATGGAGGCTTCCATAGCAATAAAGGCAATCCAGGTCAAGATGAACAGTTCATAGAACGAGTCTCACATTTTAAAGATGGACTGATGTCAGGAAACGCCTCCATAATCATCAGACATACGGAGGTGGCTGACAGTGGAGTCTACACCTGTGAATTTCCACGTCATCAGCCAAGACAAATATTCTACATTAAGCTTGTTGTTG atAGTATCTTAAGAGACAGAACAGCTGAAAACATCCCAG GTGCAGCTACAAAGCCATATGTCAAAACACTTAATCAAACACAGTACTGGGCGCTGCTGCAGTGTGAAGTTCGAGGTTCTTTTCCAAAACCTAAATTACGCTGGCAggacagtgatggaaacatcCTTCATGCTGAAGAACCAAAGGTGACAGAAAGAGGGGGCCGCTACGACATCATCCTCAACATTACTGTGACCAAGACCAACAACTATCGCTGTGTTGCTACGCAGGAGGAAATCAACCATCAGATTTATTCTGAGATATACATGTATATCTATG gtGGCATGTTAAAAGacagaagagctgaaaacatcccAG GTACAGCTCCAAAGCCATCTGTCACACCACTTAAACAAACCATGAACTGGGCGCTGCTGCAGTGTGAAGTTCGAGGTGCTTTACCAAAACCTAAATTACACTGGCAggacagtgatggaaacatcCTTCATGCTGAAGAACCAAAGGTGACAGAAAGAAGAGGCCGCTACAACGTCATCCTCCAAATTAATGTGACCAAGACCAACAACTATCGCTGTGTTGCTACGCAGGAGAAAATCAAACATCAGGTTGATGCTGAGATGTACATGTTGGTCTTTG gTGGTATCTCAAAAGACAACTCAG TTTCAGGTTCCTGCTATCAATGGATGATTCCTTTTATAATTCTTAGTGctctttgttgttattttatatgtGTTCTACTTGCTCTCAAATGGAAGGGTTACATCACACTACCTTGTAAGAAAG ACAGAGGTGCTGCTGGTCCACATAATCAACAGGAGGCTGTCCAGCTTAACACTCGCCGTGAAGCTGTTTAA